A window of Lagopus muta isolate bLagMut1 chromosome 16, bLagMut1 primary, whole genome shotgun sequence contains these coding sequences:
- the PPP1R16B gene encoding protein phosphatase 1 regulatory inhibitor subunit 16B, whose translation MDAHVDLLTELQLLDKVPTLERLRAAQKRRAQQLKKWAQYEKEMQHKKRKHEKKRNAVNRKKVSFEASVALLEASLRNDLEEVCYLLKSNISPDLCNEDGLTALHQCCIDNYEEIVKLLLSHGANVNAKDNELWTPLHAAATCGHINLVKILIQHGADLLAVNADGNMPYDLCEDEPTLDVIETCMAYQGITQEKINEMRAAPEQVMICDIHDILATGQDLNRTDAQGATLLHIAAANGYLHAAEVLLDQGASLDVKDWDGWEPLHAAAFWGQMQMAELLVSHGASLSARTSLDEMPIDLCEEEEFKVLLLELKHKHDVIMKSQMRHKSSLSRRTSSTGSRGKVVRRASLSDRTNLYRKECEKEAIVWQQLGAAEEGRNSGLIGEIGETRSDQENTDPNSLLESSSLFPELANKSTQCDSEIPLQNGLMASASTYPYTFSNGDVWGMHADPDGNPGHVLPYGSPALPDAQQFWGAYKEQGHQTLSELKRQRAAAKLLNHPFLSTHFGSGAGGVAENGGEAKSHLIASRTSPYSSNGTSVYYTVSSGEPPLLKFKAPMEEMEEKVHGCCRIS comes from the exons ATGGATGCCCACGTGGACCTcctgacagagctgcagctgctggacaAGGTGCCCACGCTGGAGAGGCTGCGGGCGGCCCAGAAGCGGAGGgctcagcagctgaaaaaatggGCACAGTACGAGAAGGAGATGCAGCACAAGAAGCGGAAGCACGAAAAGAAGAGAAACGCTGTTAACCGGAAGAAAGTGTCTTTCGAAGCCAGTGTTGCCCTGCTGGAGGCTTCTCTGAGGAATGACTTGGAGGAAG TGTGCTACCTGCTGAAGAGCAACATCAGCCCTGACCTGTGCAACGAGGACGGACTGACCGCACTGCACCAG TGCTGCATAGACAACTATGAAGAGATTGTTAAGCTCCTCCTCAGCCATGGGGCCAATGTCAATGCCAAGGACAACGAGCTGTGGACtcccctgcatgcagcagccaCGTGTGGTCACATCAACCTGGTGAAGATCCTCATCCAGCA CGGAGCAGACCTGCTGGCAGTGAACGCGGATGGCAACATGCCCTATGACCTCTGTGAGGATGAGCCAACCCTGGATGTCATTGAGACGTGCATGGCCTATCAGG GaattacacaggaaaaaatcaATGAGATGCGGGCTGCCCCGGAGCAGGTCATGATCTGTGACATTCATGACATACTTGCGACTGGCCAGGACCTGAACAGGACTGATGCCCAAGGTGCCACGCTG CTGCACATAGCCGCAGCCAATGGGTATCTGCACGCAGCTGAAGTCCTTCTTGATCAGGGGGCAAGCCTGGATGTGAAGGACTGGGACGGCTGGGAACCTCTTcatgctgcagctttctggggACAG ATGCAGATGGCTGAGTTACTCGTGTCCCATGGGGCTAGCCTGAGTGCCAGGACATCTTTGGATGAGATGCCAATAG ATCTGTGTGAGGAAGAGGAGTTCAAAGTATTACTTCTGGAGTTGAAACACAAGCACGATGTGATAATGAAGTCTCAGATGAGGCATAAATCCTCCCTGAGCCGAAGAACCTCCAGCACTGGCAGCCGGGG GAAGGTGGTGAGGAGAGCCAGCCTCTCCGACCGGACAAACCTCTACAGGAAGGAGTGCGAGAAAGAGGCCATcgtgtggcagcagctgggggcagcagaagaaggaaggaactCGGGTCTCATTGGCGAAATTGGGGAGACTCGGTCTGACCAGGAGAACACAGACCCC AATTCACTGCTGGAGAGCTCTTCCCTCTTTCCGGAGTTAGCAAACAAAAGCACCCAGTGTGACTCTGAAATCCCCCTCCAGAATGGACTCATGGCCTCTGCCAGCACTTACCCGTACACCTTCTCCAACGGGGATGTGTGGGGCATGCACGCCGACCCTGATGGTAACCCAGGCCACGTGCTGCCCTACGGCAGCCCCGCGCTCCCCGACGCGCAGCAGTTTTGGGGTGCCTACAAGGAGCAGGGCCACCAGACGCTCTCTGAACTGAAGCGGCAGCGGGCTGCAGCCAAGCTCCTCAACCACCCCTTCCTCAGCACTCACTTTGGCAGTGGTGCGGGGGGAGTCGCCGAGAACGGGGGCGAGGCCAAGTCGCACCTAATTGCATCCAGGACTTCTCCCTACAGCTCCAATGGGACCTCAGTGTATTACACAGTGTCCAGTGGGGAGCCGCCCCTCTTGAAATTCAAAGCTCCCATggaggaaatggaagagaaggTGCATGGGTGCTGCAGGATTTCCTAG